In Bradyrhizobium sp. WD16, the genomic stretch CCGGCGGTGCATCACCTCAGCGGCACCGTCAACGGCGGTGCGCTGCTCGCCCTGATCGGTCCCAATGGCGCCGGCAAATCGACGCTGTTCCGCGGCATCGCCGGGCTGATCAAGCCTCTGTCCGGTTCGGTGCGTCGCGACGGCCTCGGCCCGCGCGACATAGCCTATCTGCCGCAGAGCGCCGAGATCGATCGCAGCTTTCCGATTTCGCTGCAGGATTTCGTCGGCACCGGGTTGTGGCGCACGACGGGCGCTTTCGGTGCCCTCGGCCGCCGCGACCGCGATGCCATCGCCGCGGCAGTCGGCGCGGTCGGTCTCAACGGCTTCGAAGCGCGTCCGATCGGGACATTGTCCGGCGGCCAGACCCAGCGCATGCTGTTTGCCCGCCTGATGCTGCAGGATGCAGACGTCATTCTGCTCGACGAGCCGTTCAACGCCATCGATGCCCGCACGGTCGCCGATCTCATGGCGCTGGTGAAGCGCTGGCATCGCGAGGGCCGAACAATTCTCGCGGCCCTGCACGATTTCGAACTGGTGCAGGCCAACTTTCCCGAAACGCTGCTGCTGGCCCGCCGGTTGGTGGCGTGGGGCCCGACGGCGCAGGTGCTGACCGCGGAAAATCTGCAGACGGCGCGACGCATGTGTGAGGCCTTCGACGACGGTGCCGGCGCCTGCGCCGCGGAAACGTCCCGCGCGGCCTGAGACCATGCTCTCCTCCATCCTGATCGCGCCTTTCACGGAATTCGAATTCATGCGTCGCGCCCTCGCGGGCGTTCTGGCCCTGGCGCTGGGCGGCGCGCCGATCGGCGTGCTCTTGATGCTGCGGCGGATGAGCCTGACCGGCGACGCCATGGCTCATGCCATTCTGCCGGGTGCCGCAGTGGCGTTCCTGTTGTCGGGGCTCAATCTGTTCGCGATGGCCTTCGGCGGCCTCGTGGCAGGCTTTGCGGTGGCGCTGCTCGCAGGCGTGGTGACGCGGGCGACCGAGCTGCGCGAGGACGCTTCGCTCGCGGTGTTCTATCTGATCTCGCTGGCGCTCGGCGTCACGATCGTGTCGCTGCGCGGCTCCAATATCGACCTGCTGCATGTGTTGTTCGGCAATGTGCTGGCGATCGACGATCAGGCCTTGCTGCTGGTTGCTTTCAACGCCACGGTGACGATGCTCGTGCTGGCGGTGATCTGGCGGCCGCTGGTGATCGAATGTGTCGATCCCCTGTTCCTGCGCAGCGTCAGCCGCGCCGGGGGGCCTGCGCATCTCGTCTTTCTCGCGCTGGTGGTGATCAACCTTGTCAGCGGCTTCGAGGCCCTCGGCACGCTGCTCGCGGTCGGACTGATGATGCTGCCTGCGGCCGTCGCCCGGTTCTGGTCGCGCGACGTCACCGGCATGATCGCCGTCGCGGTCGTCGCCGCGCTGCTGTCAGGTTATGGCGGATTGCTGCTGTCTTTCCACACCAAGGTCCCGTCGGGGCCTGGCGTGATCCTCGTCGCGGCGGTGCTCTATCTCGTCTCGCTGCTCACTGGGCGCGTCGGCGGGCTGCTGCGCCGCCTGTTTCCCGCCCCGCATCTGGAGGCATGACATGACCCCGTCGCGCCGCGACATTCTCACCGCCTGCGGCTTCGCCCTGTTGGCCACGGGCCGGATCCTGCCGGCGCGCGCCGCACCGGCGCTGAAGGTGGTCGCGACCTTCTCGATCCTCGCCGATTTCGCCCGCAATGTCGGTGGCGATCGCGTCGCGGTGACATCGCTGGTCGGCGCCAATGGCGACAGCCACGTCTATACGCCGACGCCGGATGATGCCCGCCGAGTCGCCGATGCGGCGCTGGTGATGGTCAACGGCTTCGGTCTCGAAGGCTGGCTGCCCCGCCTCGTCAAGGCCGCCGGTGGCCGCGCCCGCCTCGTCACCGCCACCGCCGGGATTGCGCCACGCAAGACCGCTCCGGACGAACACGCCGAGCATGAAGTCGATCCTCACGCCTGGCAGTCGGTGGCCAATGCGAAGATTTATGTCGGCAATATCCGCGACGCCTTGATTGCCGCCGATCCCGCCGGGGCCGAGGCCTACCGGGCGAACGCCGCTGGCTATCTCGAAAGGCTCGAGGCCCTCGATGCCGAGGTGCGGGCGGCGGTGGCCCAGATCCCCCCGGCACGACGCAAGGTGATCTCCACCCACGATGCCTTCGGCTATTTCGCCCGCGATTACGGCGTCGCCTTCATCGCGCCCCAGGGCGTCTCGACCGAAGCCGATATCGGGGCGGCCGACCTCGCCGGCCTGATCCGACAGATCCGCGCCGAAAAGATACCTGCGGTGTTTCTCGAAAATCTTTCCGATCAGCGGCTGATGCGCCAGATCGCCGCCGAAACCGGCGCCCGGATCGGCGGAACGCTCTATTCCGACGCGCTGACGGCCGAAAACGGCGAAGCACCCACTTACATTGACCTCGTCAGGCACAATATAAAGACACTGACCGGCGCCCTCGCGGGGTAGACCCGCATCCCGCGGCCGGTAGAAACCTTCCCTCCGAAACCGTCCGCCCGGAGTTCGTTGATGTCCACCGCCGCTTCCGAGAAAATCCCCGTTACTGTGCTTACCGGCTACCTGGGCGCCGGCAAGACCACTCTGCTCAACCGCATCCTGTCGGAAAACCACGGCAAGAAATATGCGGTGATCGTCAACGAATTCGGTGAAATCGGCATCGACAACGACCTCGTCATCGGCGCCGACGAGGAAGTGTTCGAGATGAACAACGGCTGCATCTGCTGCACCGTCCGCGGCGACCTCGTGCGCATCTTGGAAGGCTTGATGAAGCGCAAGGGCAAATTCGACGCGATCATCCTGGAGACGACCGGGCTCGCGGACCCGGCTCCGGTGGCCCAGACCTTCTTCGTTGACGAGGACGTCCAGGCCGCGGCGCGGCTCGATGCCATCGTCACGGTGGCCGACGCCAAATGGCTGAGCGAGCGCCTCAAGGACGCCCCTGAGGCGAAGAACCAGATCGCCTTCGCCGACGTCATCGTCCTCAACAAGACCGATCTCGTCTCCAAGGCCGAACTCGCCGAAGTCGAGGCGCGGATCCGCGGCATCAACCCGTACGCCAAGCTGGTTCGCAGCGAGCGCTGCAACGTCGCGCTCTCCGACGTGCTGGGGCGCAACGCCTTCGATCTCGATCGCATCCTCGACCTCGAGCCGGAGTTCCTCGAGGCCGGAGACGATCATGACCATCATCACGATCATGGTCACGGCGACGATCACGATCATGGTCATGATCATGATCATGACCATGATCATGGCGGGCTGAAGCACTATCATGACGAGGAGGTGCAGTCGGTGTCGCTGCGCACCAGCGATCCGCTCGATCCCAACAAGTTCATGACGTGGCTGCAGGATCTGATCGCCCGCGATGGCATGAACATTCTGCGCTCGAAGGGCATTCTGTCGTTCAAGGACGACGACGAGCGTTATGTTTTCCAGGGCGTCCACATGATGCTGGAGGGCGACCACCAGCGCGAATGGCGCGACGACGAGCCGCGCGAAAGCCGCGTGGTCTTTATCGGCCGTGATCTTCCGGAAGAGGCGATCCGCGAAGGTTTCGCCACGTGCGTCGCGGCGTGATGTCCACCTTCGATCCCCGCCCCGAGGCGGCATCCATCGCTTCCGTGACCGATCGCGTCGTGCCGGTGAAGCTGGCGCAGCCGGCTTTCGCCGTGCATTTCCTCGGTGACGCCGTCGCCTTTGTCGGCAGTGTGGAGAGCGTCATGCTCGCCGGGGCCGGCGAGACTTCGGGCGAGACTTCGGTGGTCGCCGCCCATGGCGGCGGCATTCTCTGCACGGCCAGCGACGGCAGGCGGCTGGTGACCGGCGGCGACGACGGCAAGGTGGTTATACTCGACGCAGCCGGCAACGCCGAGACGGTGGCGGCCGACGTCAAGCGGCGCTGGATCGACAATGTCGCGCTGCAGAGTGACGGCGCGGTGGCCTGGTCGGCGGGCAAGACCGCGACGGTGCAGTCGGGAAGACAGGAAGCCAAGTCGTTCGATACGCAGTCGACTGCGGGCGGGCTCGCCTTCGCGCCCAAGGGGCTGCGGCTGGCGATCGCCCACTACAACGGCGTGACGCTGTGGTTTCCGAACATGGCGGCGAAACCGGAAGTCCTGGAGTGGAAGGGCTCCCATCACGCCGTCACCTTCAGCGGCGACAATCGCTTCCTGGTCACGGCCATGCACGAGCCGGCGCTGCATGGCTGGCGGCTGGTCGATTCCAAGCACATGCGCATGACCGGATATCCTGGCCGCGTCCGCTCCATGGCCTGGACCGCGGGCGGCAAGTTCCTTGCGACCTCCGGCGCAGATACGATCATCCTCTGGCCATTCGCCAGCAAGGACGGCCCGATGGGCAAGGAGCCGATGATGCTGGCGCCGATGAAATCGCGCGTCAGTGCGGTGGCTTGCCATCCCAGGCAGGAGATACTCGCCGCCGGGTACGAGGATGGCACCATCCTGATGGTGCGTATCGCCGACGGCGCCGAGATCCTGGTCCGGCGCAATGCCGGCGACGCCGTGACGGCACTTGCCTTTGGTCCGAAGGGGACGCGGCTCGCTTTCGCGAGCGAAGGGGGCGAAGCAGGTCTTCTGGACCTGTAGGGGGCGGCCGGGGGGCAATGCGTTTTCTCGAAACTTTTCAGACCGCTGATTTCTTTGACACACTGGTCAGTCTCGCGGTCGCCTTCGTGCTCGGCACGTTCATCGGCGCCGAGCGGCAATACCGGCTGCGGACCGCGGGTCTGCGCACCAACGTGCTGGTCGCGGTCGCCGCTGCGGCTTTCGTCGATCTCGCCATGCACCTGGAAGGCGCCGATGGCGCGGTGCGGGTGATCGCCTATGTGGTCTCCGGCATCGGTTTTCTCGGCGCCGGCGTGATCATGAAGGAAGGCACCAATGTGCGCGGCCTCAACACCGCGGCGACGCTGTGGGGCTCGGCGGCGGTGGGGGCTTGCGCCGGCGCCGACATGGTGGCGCAGGCGGTGGCGCTGACGGTGTTCGTGCTTGCCGGCAATACGCTGCTGCGGCCCCTCGTCAATGCCATCAACCGCCGCCCGCTCCACGTTGCGAGCTCGGAAGTCAATTACGACGTCACCGTCACCTGCGACGTCGAGTCCATCGCCGAGCTGCGCGACGTGCTGGTCGAGACTCTCGAGAACGCCCATTATCCGGTCGACCATGTCGAAGTGACCGAGCGCGGCGATGCCGTCGAGCTGGTGGCGCGACTGACCAGCACCTCGGTGGATGCCGAGGAGCTTGACGCCGTGGTGGCAGCGCTGTCGCGCCGCGACGGTGCGCGCCATGCCACCTGGGAAAGCCGTACGCGGGATTGAGTGAAAGTCGCAGCGCGGCCGGCAACGACGACCGGTTGGAACGGAGCCCGGCGCCTTGCGTTGGACGCGGAACCGCAACGGCGCCGACGGATTCGAGACGATGGCGAGCCACGTCGCCGGCCACGAGCAGTCGATCGATATTGCCGATCGCTCGCAATTCATCCCGCGCTGAGTTTGCCGCAGGAGGTTCCATCCGTGGTGCAGGAACTTCGCGCGCTGCCATCCGTTGCGAAGAGAGAGACGGCGCCGTGCAGCGCCGCGTGCGCGGAGGTGGAGATGAGCGAGACTCCCGGCCGATCCCGTCAGGCGACGAGCATTCACGCGCGGCGGCGTGACGCGCTGCTGCGCCGCCGTCGCGCGTCCGGCGTTGTGTTCGGCATCGCCGGCCTGACGATCTCGGTGTTCGCCTACGCCCTCACTGTTCGATCGCCGCACCCACAGGTCGCGCAGCATTACGTGCAGAGCCAGACGGCCCCCAGTGGCCAGACCACGGGACAGAATCGGTCACCGCCCGCGGCGCTGCCGCCGGCGCCCGCCGAAAAGATCGCGCCACTGATCAGCAGGTGAGGCGCCTTGGCGTCGCCATCGAAGGGAGGCGTCCCGCTGCGCGCATTCCGGTGTGGCGTCTCGCAATTGCCCACCGCCGTTGCGGCAAGCCTGTCGTCGGCAATCGCGAGACATAAGCCACACTAGGAATGCCGCGTCTCAGCGTACCAGGATGTTGCGGAACTGCCAGGGATCGCTGGTGTCGATGTCTTCCTCGAACAGGCCGGGACGGTCGTTGAGCGGGGTCCAGTCGGTGTAGTAGCCCTTCACCGGACCGAGATAGGGCGTCTGCACCTCGAGGCAGCGGCGGAAATCGAGCTCGTCGGCCTCGACAATGCCGGCGGTCGGATTCTCCAGCGCCCAGACCATGCCGGCGAGGACGGCGGAGGATACCTGCAGGCCGGTGGCGTTCTGATAAGGCGCAATCAGGCGGGTCTCCTCGATCGAAAGCTGCGAGCCGTACCAGTAGGCATTCTTGGCGTGGCCGTAGAGCAGGACGCCGAGTTCGTCGATGCCGTCGACGATCTCGTGCTCGTCGAGGATGTGCCATGTCGGCTGCATCTTGCCGGCGGCACCGAACATTTCGTGCAGCGACAGCACCGCGTCGTTGGCCGGGTGATAGGCGTAGTGGCAGGTCGGTCGGTACACCACCTTGTCGCCGTCGCGCAGGGTGAAATAGTCGGCGATCGAGATCGACTCGTTGTGGGTGACGAGGAATCCGTATTGCGCGCCAGGAGTGGGGCACCACGAGCGCACGCGGGTATTGGCGCCCGGCTGCAGCAGGTAGATCGCGGCCTGGCAACCCTGCGCATGGCTGCGGCCGTTCTCCGGCATCCATTTCTCATGGGTGCCCCAGCCGAGCTCGGCCGGTTGCAGGCCCTCGGAGACGAAGCCTTCCACCGACCAGGTGTTGACGAATGAGTTCATCGGCTTCGGCGCGCGGGCGCGCTGGGTGTCGCGCTCGGCGATGTGGATGCCTTTGACGCCGAGCTGCTGCGCGAGCTGGGCCCAGCCGTCGCGGCTTTTCGGCTCGTTGATCGCGAGCCCGGTATCCGCGGCGAGGTTGATCAACGCCTGCTTGACGAACCACGACACCATGCCGGGATTGGCGCCGCAGGTCGAGACCGCCGTGGTGCCGCCGGGATTGGCGCGCTTGGCGGCGAGCAGGGTTTCGCGCAGCGCGTAGTTGGAGCGCGCCTCCGGGCCCATGCTGCGGTCGAAATAGAAGCCGGCCCAGGGCTCGACGACGGTGTCGACGTAGAGCGCGCCGATCTCACGGCACATCGTCATGATGTCGACCGAGGAGGTGTCGACCGACAGATTGACGCAGAAGCCCTGGCCGCCGCCTTCGGTCAGCAGCGGGATCAGGAGTTCGCGGTAGTTCTCGCGGGTCACGCCCTGCTTGATGAAGCGAACGCCATGCTTTGTCGCCAGCTCGCCGTCCTCGTGCGGGTCGAGAATGACGAAGCGCTTTGCGTCATATTCGAAGTGCCGCTCGATCAGCGGCAGCGTGCCCTTGCCGATCGAGCCGAAGCCGATCATGACGATGGGGCCGGTGATGCGCGCATGTACGGGGAAGCTGGACATTCTTCAGGTCTCCAAATAGCGGGACATGACGGGGGGCGGCGGTGCGTGCCCGCGGCGGCTCGATTGGCTCGTTCAAAACGACAAATGGCCGATGAAATCAAGGCCCTCCAGATGGCCGAGCGGCGGCTGTCATCGGTGCGTCACACGATGTGGTCCGGCTCGAGCGCGCAGCGGACATCACGCGACAGCTCAATCTGCAGGGTTGGATGCCCGATGCCGAAGCGATGGGCCAGTTCGCCGCAGGTCTGCGCCAGGAAGCTGTCCCCGGGGTGACCGGCCGGCATGACCAGGTGGGCGGTGAGCGCCGTTTCGGTCGTGCTCATCGGCCAGATATGCAGGTCGTGGATCGAGGCGACGCCAGGCAGTCCGACGAGAAAGGCCCGTACCGCGACCGGATCGATCCGGTGCGGCACCGCCGCGAGCGACATGGCCGTGCTCTCGCGCAGCAGGCGCCAGGTCCCGGCGACGATCACCGCGACGATGCCGAAGCTGGTGACCGGATCGAGCCACAGCCAGCCGGTTTGCGCAATCAGGAAGCCGGACATTACCACGCCCGCCGAGACCGCCGCATCGGCCGCCATGTGGAGGTAGGCACCACGGATGTTGAGGTCGCGGTCGCGGCCGCCGGCGAACAGCAGAGCGGTGAAACCGTTGATTGCGATACCGACCAGAGCCACCACCATGATGGTGCCGGTCGCAACCGGCTCGGGGGCGATCAGGCGCTGCGCGGCTTCGAGGATGATGGCGCCGCAGGCGATCAGCAGCAGGACGGCATTGGCGAGTGCGGCGAGGATCGAGGAGCTGCGCAGGCCATAGGTCAGACGCGAGGTCGGCGGCCGTTTGGCCAAGATGGCGGCGATCCAGGCAACGGCAAGCCCAAGCACGTCGGAGAGGTTGTGTCCGGCATCGGCCAGCAGCGCGGTCGAATTGGCGAGAAAACCGAAGACACCCTCGACCAGCACGAAGCCGCCATTGAGCGCGATTCCGATAGCGAAGGCGCGGCCGAAATCGGCCGGCGCATGGCTGTGGCCATGGTGATCGTGCTGATGATGCGCATGATCGTGGCCGTTCCGATGATGATGCTGACTGCCGCTCATGGCGGCGATGTTAGCATCGCCGGATGGCGGCGGCGACTGCGCATCGATGTCACGAGTGCCGAACAGCTCGCGGAACGTTATAACGTCGCGGCGGAACGCGAATGTCGGAGCAGGGAGGGCTGCACGCGCCGCATCTTCCGCTGTGCCGACCTGAACCGAACCCGTCGCTCAGCTCCGCCGCTTGGCCGTCACCTCGATCTCGATCTTCATCTCCGGCTTGAGCAGTGCGGCGATCACCAGCAGCGTGGCGGCGGGGCGGATCGCGCCGAGATATTCGCCGCAGACCGCGAACACGGCATCGGCATCCTTGGCGTCGGTGACGTAATAGGTGGCGCGGACGATGTCGGCCATGGCGAAGCCGGCTTCGGTGAGCACCTTGCCGATGGTGTTGAAGCAGTTGCGCGTCTGGGTGGCGACATCGGCCGGCATGATCATCGTGCTGTAGTCGTAGCCGGTGGTGCCGGAGATGAAGACGAAGTCGCCATCGACCACGGCGCGGCTGTAGCCTGCCGTCTTCTCGAAGGGCGAGCCGGTGGAGATCAGGCGACGGGACATATGGTGCTCCTCTTGGACAAAACGCCGGCGCCAGCGTGCCGCCGCCAGCGGGCAATTCGACATCGAATTTTCAGGCAGCCTGATTCAGGCCACTTTGTTTCATGCAGCCTTGGCTACGGCACGGCGGCCGCGTGAGCGCGACCAGCCATCCGCGGCGCCGGTGGGCAGGATCATGCCGGCGGCATCGGCCAGGGCACCCTCTCGCAGTTCGAGCGCCAGCAGGCGATCGCGCTCAAAGGGCCCCGGCAGGGTCAGCGCTCCGGTGGCCGCGGCCGAGAAGCCGAAGCGGGCATAATAAGGCGCGTCGCCAAGCAGGACCACGGCGCCATCACCGCGGCGCTCTGCCGCCGCGATGGCATGGACCATCAGCGCGGCGCCGATCCCGAGCGACCGGCAGGCCGGATCGACGGCGAGCGGGCCGAGCATCAATGCCGGCTTGCCGCCGGCATTGATGTGCCAGAGCCGCAAGGTCCCGACGACGCGGGCAGCGCTGCGGGCCATCGAACCGTGGCAGGTCGCGACGAAGGCGAGGCCTTTGGCCGGCAGCCGGCCATCGCGCAGGCGCTGGCAGGTGCGTTCGAAGCGGCCGGGGCCGAAGGCGGCATCGAGCAGGGCCTCGCGCGCGCCGGCATCGGCGGCGCGCTCGGCGCGGATCGCGAACGGGGCGGCAGCCGCGGCGGGCCGTTTCGAGGCGGTCAGGTTCAAGGCGGTCATGTTCAAGGCGGTCATGGCACGTCGTCCCGGCTCCGCTGTCGTCTCGCGCGGAGCATCGTCATCCGGTCGCGCCTCGCGCGCCGGCGATGGTTTCGGGGAAGGGGCCGGCAGCGCCGGCCCCGGGCTGAATCGTGTTCAGATGTGATAGGTCTTCAGCGGCGGGATGCCGTTGAACGCCACCGACGAGTAGGTCGAGGTATAGGCGCCGGTGCCCTCGATCAGGACCTTGTCGCCGATCTCGAGCGTCACCGGCAGCGGGTACGGCATCTTCTCGTACATCACATCGGCGCTGTCGCAGGTCGGACCGGCCAGCACGCAGGGGGTCATCTCCGCGCCGTCATGCGGGGTGCGGATGGCGTAACGGATCGACTCGTCCATGGTCTCGGCGAGACCGCCGAATTTGCCGATGTCGAGATAGACCCAGCGCACCTCGTCCTCGTCGCTCTTCCTGGAAATCAGAACGACTTCGGTCTCGATGATGCCGGCATTGCCGACCATGCCGCGGCCCGGCTCGATGATCGTCTCGGGGATCTGGTTGCCGAAATGCTTGCGCAGGGCACGGAAGATCGATCGGCCGTACTGCACCACCGGCGGCACGTCCTTGAGGTAACGGGTCGGAAAGCCGCCGCCCATGTTGACCATGGTCAGGACGATGCCGCGCTCGGCGCAGTCGCGGAACACCTGCGAGGCCATGGTCAGCGCACGGTCCCACGCCTTCACCTTGCGCTGCTGGGAGCCGACATGGAACGAAATGCCGCACGGCTCCAGCCTGAGGCGCTTGGCGAGGTCGAGCACCTCGACCGCCATCTCCGGGTCGCAGCCGAACTTGCGCGACAGCGGCCATTCGGCGCCGGCGCAATCATAGAGGATGCGGCAGAACACCCGGGCGCCCGGCGCCGCGCGCGCGACCTTCTCGACTTCGGCGGCGCAGTCCACCGCGAACAGCCGGATGCCGAGCGCGTAGGCGCGGGCGATATCCCGCTCCTTCTTGATGGTGTTGCCAAAGGAGATGCGGTCCGGCGTCGCGCCGGCGGCCAGCGCCATCTCGACCTCGGCCACCGTGGCGGTGTCGAAGCACGAGCCCAGCGAGGCGAGCAGCGACAGCACTTCCGGCGCCGGGTTTGCCTTCACGGCATAGAACACCCGGCTGTCGGGCAGCGCCTTGGCGAAGCTCTGGTAGTTTTCACGCACGACCTCGAGGTCGACGACGAGGCACGGCTCGGTGTCGAGGCCCTCGCTGCGGCGGCGGCGCAGGAATTCCTGGATACGTTCGGTCATAGCACTCTCCAAACGGCCCAGCGACGGACCGCTTCAGATGTGACGCCGGATACGAGCCCACGGCCCCGTCACGCGATGGAGGCGCGACGCAGCCAGAACCTCGAACCGACAAGTGCTGCCGTGGATTGGAAGGGAAATCCCATCCGCACACCTGGCAATGAAGGACAAGCCTCTTCGGTATTCGCGCCAGCTGGTGGAAAGCTGGCAGAGACCAAAAAAGCCCGCTCCGTCGTTGCTTTAAGTCGCGTCCCCCGTTGAGAGCGGGGTGCGCCGGTTCGCCTCCGGCTGCCGATCACGGTTGCAAGGAGTGAGGACCCTTAAGTGGCGCGCCTCTTGAGAGAGGAGCTGGGCTACTCAGTTCCTTGGCGGCTGTCCGGCCTCTTGTCCGGATACCTACCGACCGACACACGACCACAGGCACGTGCGAAATTGGGCAAGACCGGAGATAAGTCTTTTAATCCGGTACCGCAAGAATTTTTTCGTCGCGACGCCAGATTTCACAACCGGCGCCGCGCAGTGTTGCCGCGAGGGCGCAAGATCGGCGCCTCAACATGAACAGCTGTTAAACTTGATCGAGGAAAGGCCGGATGAAGATGCCGTCGAGCACGCGCGAGGCCCCTAAAACAAGGCTCGCGGCGAATCGCTCTGGCGCCGAGGCTCAGCTGCGGCGGGTGAACGGTTCGATCTGCCGGGCGTTGCGCACGAAGGACACCATGATGGCGAAACCGATGACGAACAGCACCGCCTGCAGCACGTGGGCGCCCTTGTCTTCAAGCCCGAACAGGATGGCGAGCGCCCAGCCGCCGGCAAAGGCGGCCCCGAACACTTCGGCGCCGATCAGCACGGCAGCCGACAGCACGGTGATCACGCTCGGCCAGGCAATGCTTCCCTTTGCAGCGGGCGTGGTCGGCGAGGAGCTCGGAGAAGCCATGATCAATGATCCTGTGGGTGGTCCGGGTGGATTGAAGGTCAGCAGGTGACCTTCACGAGGGGCAGTGAGCTTCGAACAAGGGCTAAAGAAGGCGGCCTGCCGCCCCACCAGCGGGCCGCAATTTCGTCGAAAACGCCGGCCCGATCAAGGCTCGTGGCTGCTCAGGCGCCGAAACGGCCAGGACGGACCTGAAATCGCCGGTTCCGGGCTCTATATATGCTGATCCGCGCCAGCCGGCGCTTTCGACCAGAGCTTTCGATCCATGCAGGATGATCCGATGACCGATTCCGTGACCGCCGCCCCGAACGCCGCCGGCAACCCGTTGCTCGCGGCCTGGACGATGCCGTTCGAGACGCCGCCCTTCGACGCGATCCGGCCCGAGCATTTCCTGCCGGCCTTCGAACAGGCCTTTGTCGATCACGCCCGCGAGGTCGCCGCCATCGTCGACGATCTCGCCGAGCCGGATTTCGACAACACCATCACCGCCTGGGAGCGCGCCGGCAAGCTGCTCAACCGCGTCGCGGCGGTGTTCTACGACCTCGTCTCCGCCGATTCCAATCCGGAGCTGCTGGCGATCGAGAGCGAGGTCGCCTTGCGCATGGCGAGGCACTGGAATCCGATCATGATGAACGCGGTGCTGTTCGGGCGCGTGGCGCGGCTCTATCACGACAGCGCCCGGCTGCGCCTGACAAGGGAGCAGGCGCGCCTGCTCGAGCGCACCTATACCCGGATGCACCGGGCCGGCGCCGGTCTCGACGAGGCGGCCAAGCAGCGCATGGGCGAGATCAACGAGCGCCTTGCCCAGCTCGGCACGACCTTCAGCCATCATCTGCTGGGCGACGAGCAGGACTTCGTCCTCGAACTCGGTCTGGACGATCTCGGCGGCCTCAGCGAGGGCTTCATTGCCGGGGCCAGGGCCGCGGCGGCCGAGCGCGGCCTCGACGGCAAGATCATCGTCACCCTGTCCCGCTCCTCGGCTGAGCCGTTCCTGCAGACCTCGACCCGGCGCGATCTGCGCGAGAAGGTCTACCGAGCTTTCATTGCCCGCGGCGACAACGGCAACGCCAACGACAACAGCGCGGCGATCCGCGAGATCCTCGCCCTGCGCGAGGAATCCGCCAAGCTGCTCGGCTATCCCCATTTCGCCGCCTATCGCCTCGAGGACTCCATGGCCAAGACGCCGGAGGCGGTGCGTGGCCTGCTGGAGCGGGTGTGGGTGCCGGCCCGGGCCAAGGCGCTGGCCGACCGTGATGCGCTGCAGGAGCTCGTTCGGGAGGAGGGGGGCAATTTCGCTCTCGCGCCCTGGGACTGGCGCTATTACGCCGAGAAGCTGCGGCAGCAGCGGGCCAATTTCGACGACGCCGCGATCAAGCCCTATCTCGTCCTCGACAATATGATCGCCGCGGCCTTCGACGTCGCCCACCGCCTGTTCGGCCTTACTTTCGCCGAGCGCAAGGATGTTGCCGTCTGGCATCCGGACGTCCGGGTCTGGGAGGTGAAGGACGCCAAGGGCGATCACAAGGCGCTGTTCTACGGCGATTACTTCGCCCGGCCGTCGAAGCGCTCCGGCGCCTGGATGACCTCGCTGCGCGACCAGCAGAAACTCGATGGCGCGGTGGCTCCGATCGTC encodes the following:
- a CDS encoding M3 family metallopeptidase; the protein is MTDSVTAAPNAAGNPLLAAWTMPFETPPFDAIRPEHFLPAFEQAFVDHAREVAAIVDDLAEPDFDNTITAWERAGKLLNRVAAVFYDLVSADSNPELLAIESEVALRMARHWNPIMMNAVLFGRVARLYHDSARLRLTREQARLLERTYTRMHRAGAGLDEAAKQRMGEINERLAQLGTTFSHHLLGDEQDFVLELGLDDLGGLSEGFIAGARAAAAERGLDGKIIVTLSRSSAEPFLQTSTRRDLREKVYRAFIARGDNGNANDNSAAIREILALREESAKLLGYPHFAAYRLEDSMAKTPEAVRGLLERVWVPARAKALADRDALQELVREEGGNFALAPWDWRYYAEKLRQQRANFDDAAIKPYLVLDNMIAAAFDVAHRLFGLTFAERKDVAVWHPDVRVWEVKDAKGDHKALFYGDYFARPSKRSGAWMTSLRDQQKLDGAVAPIVINVLNFARGAEGEPALLSPDDARTLFHEFGHGLHGMLSDVVYPTLSGTSVFTDFVELPSQLYEHWQQRPEVLRSFARHYQTGEPLPDELLQRFLAARRFNQGFATVEFLASALLDLEFHSQPAGSIADVREFEQRELDKIGMPAEIAMRHRPQQFGHIFSGGHYAAGYYSYMWSEVMDADAFGAFEEAGDIFDPAVARRLHDDIYASGGSRDPEEAYIAFRGRKPQVEALLRGRGLLTEPEAA